In one Melaminivora jejuensis genomic region, the following are encoded:
- a CDS encoding LysE/ArgO family amino acid transporter, which translates to MLTTAAASSTWLTGFTVCLSLIASIGAQNLYVLRQAVQGEHVRACVAWCVLSDALLVALGVLGMAQLLGNAPTLAQWLQWGGALFLLAYGLFAWHRALFAPGAGLDASGQRVARGLLGVVSGLAVITLLNPHVYLDTVLLIGSIGARQDGWLKGFFVLGAASASLTWFAALAFAGRRLQGVFANPLAWRVLDGLTGAMMLVLAWWVWQGA; encoded by the coding sequence ATGTTGACCACTGCTGCAGCTTCCTCCACCTGGCTCACCGGCTTCACGGTGTGCCTGTCGCTGATCGCCTCCATCGGCGCGCAAAACCTCTATGTCCTGCGCCAGGCGGTGCAAGGCGAGCATGTGCGCGCCTGCGTAGCCTGGTGCGTGCTCAGCGATGCGCTGCTGGTGGCTCTGGGGGTGTTGGGCATGGCGCAGCTGCTGGGCAACGCGCCCACGCTGGCGCAGTGGCTGCAGTGGGGCGGGGCGCTGTTCTTGCTGGCCTATGGCCTGTTTGCCTGGCACCGGGCGCTGTTTGCGCCGGGTGCGGGGCTGGATGCCTCGGGCCAGCGCGTGGCGCGCGGCCTACTGGGGGTCGTCAGCGGCCTGGCCGTCATCACTTTGCTCAACCCGCACGTCTATCTGGACACCGTGCTGCTGATTGGCTCCATCGGCGCGCGCCAGGATGGCTGGCTCAAGGGCTTTTTTGTGCTGGGCGCCGCCAGCGCCAGCCTGACCTGGTTTGCCGCGCTGGCCTTTGCCGGGCGCCGGCTGCAGGGCGTGTTTGCCAACCCGCTGGCGTGGCGCGTGCTGGACGGCCTGACCGGCGCCATGATGCTGGTGCTGGCCTGGTGGGTCTGGCAGGGCGCCTGA
- a CDS encoding HTH-type transcriptional regulator ArgP, whose amino-acid sequence MLDYAGLQALAAVLREGSFERAARRLHVTPSAVSQRVKLLEERTGQVLVLRGSPCTGTEAGRRLCLHLEQVQLLEHELRRTNPDLLAGSASAPAPTLKLAVNADSLSTWFMDAMAAFTAGGNELLDLRIDDQEHTGERLREGEVIAAVTATGTAIAGCNTWPLGTMRYVAAGSPGFIARHFADGVTPAALARAPMMIYDRKDRLQERWLQAQGLATRTQAPRHALPSNFGYVRACEVGMGWGMHPTALIAGQLAAGTLVALLPDAPLDVPLYWAHPRSAQQSLSRLTQCVMAAARACLDTLPCAT is encoded by the coding sequence ATGCTGGACTACGCTGGACTGCAGGCGCTGGCCGCCGTGCTGCGCGAGGGCAGCTTCGAGCGCGCGGCGCGGCGGCTGCATGTCACGCCCTCGGCGGTGTCGCAGCGCGTCAAGCTGCTGGAGGAGCGCACCGGGCAGGTGCTGGTGCTGCGCGGCTCACCCTGCACCGGCACCGAGGCGGGCCGGCGCCTGTGCCTGCATCTGGAGCAGGTGCAGCTGCTGGAGCACGAGCTGCGCCGCACCAACCCCGACCTGCTGGCCGGCAGCGCCAGCGCGCCGGCGCCTACGCTCAAGCTGGCGGTCAATGCCGATTCGCTGTCCACCTGGTTCATGGACGCCATGGCCGCCTTCACTGCCGGCGGCAACGAACTGCTGGACTTGCGTATCGACGATCAGGAGCACACCGGCGAGCGGCTGCGCGAGGGCGAGGTCATCGCCGCCGTGACCGCCACCGGCACGGCCATCGCCGGCTGCAACACCTGGCCACTGGGCACCATGCGCTACGTGGCGGCGGGCAGCCCCGGCTTCATCGCGCGGCACTTTGCCGACGGCGTAACGCCGGCTGCCCTGGCGCGCGCGCCGATGATGATCTATGACCGCAAGGATCGGCTGCAGGAGCGCTGGCTGCAGGCCCAGGGCCTGGCCACGCGCACCCAGGCGCCCCGGCACGCCCTGCCGTCCAACTTCGGCTATGTGCGCGCCTGCGAGGTCGGCATGGGCTGGGGTATGCACCCGACGGCGCTGATCGCCGGCCAACTGGCCGCCGGCACGCTGGTGGCGCTGCTGCCTGATGCGCCGCTGGATGTGCCGCTGTACTGGGCGCACCCGCGCAGCGCCCAGCAGTCGCTCTCGCGGCTCACGCAGTGCGTCATGGCGGCAGCGCGAGCCTGCCTGGATACGCTACCTTGTGCTACATGA
- a CDS encoding RrF2 family transcriptional regulator, translated as MRLTQWTDYTLRVLMYCAACQDRAQPVTISEIAQAHGISRSHLTKIVQQLAARGLLDTMRGRGGGMRLMIPASEINIGAMVRSTETDFDMVECFDPESNTCRMSEHCHLRGLLIRATQAYLAVLDAVTLADLVPSAHGAGVRRSSQEGQPLQFLPGLPALVPGSVGAQG; from the coding sequence ATGCGACTGACCCAATGGACTGATTACACGCTGCGCGTGCTGATGTATTGCGCTGCCTGCCAGGATCGGGCGCAACCGGTGACCATCAGCGAGATTGCCCAGGCACACGGCATCTCGCGCAGCCACCTGACCAAGATCGTGCAGCAGCTGGCTGCACGCGGCCTGCTGGACACCATGCGCGGGCGCGGCGGCGGGATGCGGCTGATGATCCCGGCCAGCGAGATCAACATCGGCGCCATGGTGCGCTCCACCGAGACCGACTTCGACATGGTGGAGTGCTTCGACCCCGAATCCAACACCTGCCGCATGAGCGAGCACTGCCATCTGCGCGGCCTGCTGATACGCGCCACCCAGGCCTATCTGGCCGTGCTCGATGCCGTCACCCTGGCCGACCTGGTGCCCTCGGCGCACGGCGCCGGAGTGCGGCGGAGCAGCCAGGAAGGCCAGCCGCTGCAATTCCTGCCCGGCCTGCCTGCACTTGTCCCCGGCAGCGTCGGCGCCCAGGGATAG
- the ytfE gene encoding iron-sulfur cluster repair protein YtfE, with the protein MNAIPNAPASVDPAQSIGQIAVELPGATAVFRRLKLDFCCGGHLSLRQAAADRGLELEAVVCELSALQRPDSVPDAGTPAELVEHIITRYHEVHRQQLPELIRMARRVEAVHRLNPDVPAGLADALEAMHEGLLGHMHKEEAILFPMLARGGNSFVVQPIGVMRAEHNEHAESLELIARLSTDMIPPPGACNTWRALYSGLAQLSDDLMNHIHLENNVLFPQFEPAAAAQQA; encoded by the coding sequence ATGAATGCCATCCCGAACGCTCCAGCCTCCGTCGATCCAGCCCAGAGCATCGGCCAGATCGCCGTGGAGCTGCCCGGCGCGACTGCGGTGTTTCGCCGTCTGAAGCTGGATTTTTGCTGCGGCGGCCACCTCAGCCTGCGTCAGGCAGCGGCTGATCGGGGGCTGGAACTGGAGGCGGTGGTATGCGAGCTGTCGGCCCTGCAGCGCCCGGACAGCGTGCCCGATGCCGGCACGCCCGCCGAGCTGGTCGAGCACATCATCACCCGCTACCACGAGGTACACCGCCAGCAGCTGCCCGAGCTGATCCGCATGGCGCGCCGCGTCGAGGCCGTGCATCGCCTCAACCCCGATGTGCCCGCGGGCCTAGCCGATGCGCTGGAGGCCATGCACGAGGGGCTGCTGGGCCACATGCACAAGGAGGAGGCGATCCTGTTTCCGATGCTCGCGCGCGGCGGCAACAGCTTCGTCGTGCAGCCCATCGGCGTGATGCGCGCCGAACACAACGAGCACGCCGAATCCCTGGAGCTGATCGCCCGCCTGAGCACCGACATGATCCCCCCGCCCGGCGCCTGCAACACCTGGCGCGCGCTGTATTCGGGCCTGGCGCAGCTGTCGGACGATCTGATGAACCACATCCACCTGGAAAACAATGTGCTGTTCCCGCAGTTCGAGCCTGCCGCTGCCGCCCAGCAGGCATGA
- a CDS encoding group III truncated hemoglobin, giving the protein MNEVEAPPALVEQPDAASIHRLVHSFYADVRADPQLGPLFDGVIQDHWQPHLARMVDFWSTVVLGTRSFRGDVFRKHMAIDGVQPGHFAIWLHLWGRATAAIFVPEVAQELQGVARGIARNLHRGYFGRFPDTF; this is encoded by the coding sequence ATGAATGAAGTCGAGGCTCCCCCCGCTCTGGTCGAGCAGCCGGATGCCGCCAGCATCCACCGGCTGGTACACAGCTTTTATGCCGACGTGCGCGCCGACCCTCAGCTCGGCCCGCTGTTCGATGGCGTCATCCAGGATCACTGGCAGCCGCATCTGGCGCGCATGGTGGATTTCTGGAGCACGGTGGTGCTGGGCACGCGCAGCTTTCGTGGCGACGTGTTTCGCAAGCACATGGCCATCGACGGCGTGCAGCCCGGCCACTTCGCCATCTGGCTGCATCTGTGGGGCCGCGCCACGGCGGCCATCTTCGTGCCCGAGGTGGCGCAGGAGCTGCAGGGCGTGGCCCGCGGCATCGCCCGCAACCTGCACCGGGGCTATTTCGGGCGCTTCCCCGACACTTTCTGA
- a CDS encoding alcohol dehydrogenase, with protein sequence MMISYDVVACGEPLERQERPLPQPTGDQVLMRVKAAGVCHSDLHIWHGSYDLGHGKKLSMLDRGLKLPLTMGHEIAGEVIAVGDAAQGVQVGKRYVVFPWHGCGQCKVCQRGDENLCMAGKSMGVYQAGGYADHVLVPHSRYLVDIGDMSPVQAAPYACSGLTTYSGLRKFDPQVLRDEKVVIIGAGGLGLMAIMLLKAMGGAGAIVIDPDESKHAAALQAGADAVFSPKQDGYIAEVKKAAGGAVWAVLDCVGSTQTVQAAIDMLTKGGHLVQIGLYGGHVDMPTPFMALRALTYQGIYVGNLRELQELMQLVKDRNLPPVPTTCMPFSKAFTALLALEKGQAVGRQVLTPEAA encoded by the coding sequence ATGATGATCAGCTACGACGTGGTCGCCTGTGGCGAGCCCCTGGAGCGCCAGGAGCGCCCCCTGCCCCAGCCCACGGGCGACCAGGTATTGATGCGCGTCAAGGCCGCTGGCGTGTGCCACTCGGATCTGCATATCTGGCACGGCTCGTATGACCTGGGCCACGGCAAGAAGCTGTCCATGCTCGACCGCGGCCTGAAGCTTCCCCTGACCATGGGCCACGAGATCGCTGGCGAGGTCATCGCCGTGGGCGACGCGGCCCAGGGCGTGCAGGTGGGCAAGCGCTACGTGGTCTTTCCGTGGCACGGCTGCGGCCAGTGCAAGGTCTGCCAGCGCGGCGACGAGAACCTGTGCATGGCCGGCAAGTCCATGGGCGTCTATCAGGCCGGCGGCTATGCCGACCATGTGCTGGTGCCGCATTCGCGCTACCTGGTGGACATCGGCGACATGTCGCCGGTGCAGGCCGCGCCCTATGCCTGCTCGGGGCTGACGACCTACAGCGGGCTGCGCAAGTTCGACCCCCAGGTGCTGCGCGACGAGAAGGTGGTGATCATCGGCGCCGGCGGCCTGGGCCTGATGGCGATCATGCTGCTCAAAGCCATGGGCGGCGCCGGCGCCATCGTCATCGACCCCGACGAGTCCAAGCACGCCGCCGCCCTGCAGGCCGGCGCCGATGCCGTGTTCAGCCCGAAGCAGGACGGCTACATCGCCGAGGTGAAGAAGGCCGCCGGCGGCGCCGTCTGGGCCGTGCTGGACTGCGTGGGCTCGACCCAGACGGTGCAAGCGGCCATCGACATGCTGACCAAGGGCGGCCACCTGGTGCAGATCGGCCTGTACGGCGGCCACGTGGACATGCCGACGCCCTTCATGGCGCTGCGCGCCCTGACCTACCAGGGCATCTACGTGGGTAACCTGCGCGAGCTGCAGGAGCTGATGCAGCTGGTCAAGGACAGGAACCTGCCGCCCGTGCCCACCACCTGCATGCCGTTCAGCAAGGCCTTCACCGCGCTGCTGGCCCTGGAAAAGGGCCAAGCCGTAGGCCGGCAGGTGCTGACGCCCGAAGCGGCCTGA
- a CDS encoding CopD family protein: MYPYVFSLHVLAATIWTGGHLVLALTVLPRAVRARSPQMLLQFEQSYEHVGMAALAIQIASGLWMALQLVPDWGQWFSPDTGMEQAIALKLALLAATALVAAHARLRVIPQLRPETLPLMAWHVAAITLLGVAFVLTGISFRYGGVGG, from the coding sequence ATGTACCCCTATGTGTTCTCGCTGCACGTCCTGGCCGCCACCATCTGGACGGGCGGCCATCTGGTGCTGGCGCTGACCGTGCTGCCGCGTGCCGTGCGCGCGCGCTCGCCGCAGATGCTGCTGCAGTTCGAGCAAAGCTACGAGCATGTCGGCATGGCGGCGCTGGCCATCCAGATCGCCAGTGGCCTGTGGATGGCGCTGCAGCTCGTGCCCGACTGGGGTCAGTGGTTCAGCCCGGATACGGGCATGGAACAGGCAATCGCGCTCAAGCTGGCCCTGCTGGCCGCCACGGCGCTGGTGGCGGCGCACGCCCGGCTGCGCGTCATTCCGCAACTGCGCCCCGAAACCCTGCCGCTGATGGCCTGGCACGTTGCCGCCATCACGCTGCTGGGCGTGGCCTTCGTGCTCACGGGCATCAGCTTTCGCTACGGCGGCGTGGGCGGCTGA
- a CDS encoding SlyX family protein, with product MSGAAPPMAQVDARLEALEVKAAYAEDLLERLNLLVYRQQQDIERLQGQLSELRRQMPEGGAVARSLRDELPPHY from the coding sequence ATGAGCGGCGCCGCGCCGCCCATGGCCCAGGTCGATGCCCGCCTGGAGGCGCTGGAGGTCAAGGCCGCCTACGCCGAAGACCTGCTGGAGCGCCTGAACCTGCTGGTCTATCGCCAGCAGCAGGACATCGAGCGTCTGCAGGGGCAATTGTCCGAACTGCGCCGCCAGATGCCCGAAGGGGGCGCTGTGGCGCGCAGCCTGCGCGACGAGCTGCCGCCGCATTACTGA
- a CDS encoding PLP-dependent aminotransferase family protein, which produces MAFAQRLDQIETSAIRELFKLLGKPGIISFAGGFPDSAMFDVEGLRAASEAALREDPGAALQYGATEGHQPLREQLSAFMAAKGAQDVAPDQLIVTTGSQQALDLLGKTLIDPGDKVIVEGPTFLATIQCFRLYGADLVSAPIDAQGVDTDRLEQLIEQHRPKLVYLIPTFGNPSGATLSLARRRRVLELAVKYQTVIVEDDPYGDLYFGEAPPPSLLALSREVPGSRDWLVHCGSLSKVLAPGLRVGWLVAPPELLARATMCKQFSDAHTSTFAQATAAQYLQAGRMPATLARVREVYAARAQAMGEALRSELGAAIDFVQPRGGLFVWARLTGAEGAVADGRELARLAIEQGVAFVPGTPFFCSQPDHATLRLSFATADVDRIGEGIARLGQAVRASQGAAALQQA; this is translated from the coding sequence ATCGCCTTTGCCCAACGGCTCGACCAGATCGAGACCTCCGCCATCCGTGAACTGTTCAAGCTGCTGGGCAAGCCCGGCATCATCAGCTTTGCCGGGGGCTTTCCGGACAGCGCCATGTTCGACGTGGAGGGCTTGCGCGCGGCCAGCGAGGCGGCCCTGCGCGAGGATCCCGGCGCAGCCCTGCAATACGGCGCGACCGAGGGCCATCAGCCGCTGCGCGAGCAGCTCAGTGCCTTCATGGCTGCCAAGGGCGCGCAGGATGTGGCGCCCGATCAGCTCATCGTCACCACCGGCAGCCAGCAGGCGCTGGATCTGCTGGGCAAGACGCTGATCGACCCGGGCGACAAGGTCATCGTCGAGGGGCCGACCTTTCTGGCCACCATCCAGTGCTTTCGCCTGTATGGCGCCGATCTGGTCAGTGCGCCCATCGACGCCCAGGGCGTGGACACCGATCGGCTGGAGCAGCTGATCGAGCAGCACCGTCCCAAGCTGGTCTATCTGATCCCGACCTTCGGCAACCCCAGCGGCGCCACCCTGAGCCTGGCGCGGCGCCGGCGCGTGCTGGAGCTGGCCGTCAAATACCAGACCGTGATCGTCGAGGACGATCCCTACGGCGACCTGTACTTCGGCGAGGCGCCGCCGCCCAGCCTGCTGGCGCTGTCTCGCGAAGTGCCGGGCAGCCGCGACTGGCTGGTGCATTGCGGCAGCTTGAGCAAGGTGCTGGCCCCCGGCCTGCGCGTGGGCTGGCTGGTCGCGCCGCCCGAGCTGCTGGCGCGCGCCACCATGTGCAAGCAGTTCTCGGACGCGCACACCAGCACCTTTGCCCAGGCCACGGCGGCGCAGTACCTCCAGGCCGGGCGGATGCCGGCGACGCTGGCGCGCGTGCGCGAGGTCTATGCCGCACGCGCCCAGGCCATGGGCGAGGCGCTGCGCAGCGAACTGGGTGCGGCCATCGATTTCGTGCAGCCGCGCGGCGGCCTGTTCGTCTGGGCGCGGCTGACCGGTGCCGAGGGCGCCGTGGCCGACGGGCGCGAGCTGGCGCGGCTGGCCATCGAGCAGGGCGTGGCCTTCGTGCCCGGCACGCCGTTCTTTTGCAGCCAGCCCGACCACGCCACACTGCGCCTGTCCTTTGCCACTGCCGATGTGGACAGGATCGGCGAAGGTATCGCCCGCCTGGGCCAGGCCGTGCGGGCCAGCCAGGGCGCTGCGGCGCTGCAGCAGGCATGA
- the nth gene encoding endonuclease III gives MKKRDIAPFFAALQAGNPHPTTELQYTSVFELLTAVLLSAQATDVGVNRATRRLFPIANTPQAILALGQEALEGHLSSLNLYRSKTRHLLATCALLLERHGGQVPRTREELEELPGVGRKTANVVLNTAFGQATVAVDTHILRVANRTGLAPGATPLAVERALVQRVPAQYLDNAHHWLLLHGRYVCQARKPRCWECVVARWCDYTPKTPPPPGVP, from the coding sequence ATGAAAAAACGAGACATTGCGCCCTTCTTTGCCGCTCTGCAGGCCGGCAATCCACACCCCACGACGGAGCTGCAATACACCAGCGTGTTCGAGCTGCTCACTGCCGTGCTGCTGTCGGCCCAGGCCACCGATGTGGGCGTGAACCGGGCGACGCGGCGGCTGTTTCCGATCGCCAACACGCCGCAGGCCATCCTGGCGCTGGGGCAGGAGGCTCTGGAGGGCCATCTGTCCAGCCTGAACCTGTACCGCAGCAAGACGCGCCACCTGCTGGCCACCTGCGCCCTGCTGCTGGAGCGCCACGGCGGCCAGGTGCCGCGCACGCGCGAGGAGCTGGAGGAGCTGCCCGGCGTGGGCCGCAAGACGGCCAACGTGGTGCTCAACACCGCCTTCGGCCAGGCGACGGTGGCCGTCGATACACACATCCTGCGCGTAGCCAACCGCACCGGGCTGGCACCGGGCGCAACGCCGCTGGCAGTGGAGCGCGCCCTGGTGCAGCGCGTGCCGGCGCAGTACCTGGACAACGCCCACCACTGGCTGCTGCTGCACGGGCGCTACGTCTGCCAGGCGCGCAAGCCGCGCTGCTGGGAATGCGTGGTGGCGCGCTGGTGCGACTACACGCCCAAGACGCCGCCGCCGCCGGGCGTGCCCTGA
- the cobT gene encoding nicotinate-nucleotide--dimethylbenzimidazole phosphoribosyltransferase: MANQALAARLQHLIDNKTKPLGSLGQLEALALRLGLILDSEAPQLQAPQMLVCAADHGLAARGVSAFPSDVTWQMVHNFVTGGAAVSVLARQHGLGLTVVDCGVRHDFAPYPGLVVRKIAPGTQDASRGPAMTPAQCQAAIDNGREVVRLLPGNALLLGEMGIGNTSAAALLLARLTDADIADCAGPGTGLDAEGVARKVAVLREALAANQDARTPLAALAALGGFEIATLVGAVLQAALERRVIVVDGFITSAAVLVAARLAPAVLERCVFAHCSHEPGHARLLAALQAQPLLDLGLRLGEGSGAALAWPLLVSACAILREMASFEAAGVDSKL, translated from the coding sequence ATCGCCAACCAGGCCCTGGCCGCACGCCTGCAGCACCTGATCGACAACAAGACCAAGCCGCTGGGTTCGCTGGGCCAGCTCGAAGCGCTGGCGCTGCGCCTGGGCCTGATCCTGGACAGTGAGGCGCCGCAGTTGCAGGCCCCGCAGATGCTGGTCTGCGCTGCCGACCACGGCCTGGCGGCGCGTGGCGTGTCGGCCTTTCCCAGCGACGTGACCTGGCAGATGGTGCATAACTTCGTCACCGGCGGCGCGGCGGTGAGCGTGCTGGCGCGCCAGCATGGCCTGGGCCTGACGGTGGTGGACTGCGGCGTGCGCCACGACTTTGCGCCCTATCCGGGCCTGGTGGTGCGCAAGATCGCCCCCGGCACGCAGGACGCCAGCCGTGGCCCGGCCATGACGCCCGCGCAGTGCCAGGCCGCCATCGACAATGGCCGCGAGGTCGTGCGCCTGCTGCCCGGCAACGCGCTGCTGCTGGGCGAGATGGGCATTGGCAATACCTCGGCCGCTGCGCTGCTGCTGGCGCGCCTGACGGATGCCGACATCGCCGACTGCGCCGGCCCCGGCACCGGCCTGGATGCCGAGGGCGTGGCGCGCAAGGTGGCCGTGCTGCGCGAAGCCCTGGCTGCCAACCAGGACGCGCGCACGCCACTGGCTGCGCTGGCCGCGCTGGGCGGCTTCGAGATTGCTACGCTGGTCGGCGCCGTGCTGCAGGCGGCGCTGGAGCGGCGCGTGATCGTGGTTGATGGCTTCATCACCAGCGCAGCCGTGCTGGTGGCGGCGCGGCTGGCGCCCGCCGTGCTGGAGCGTTGCGTGTTCGCCCACTGCTCGCACGAGCCTGGCCATGCGCGCCTGTTGGCGGCTCTGCAGGCCCAGCCGCTGCTCGATCTGGGCCTGCGCCTGGGCGAAGGCTCGGGCGCGGCGCTGGCTTGGCCGCTGCTGGTGTCGGCCTGCGCCATCCTGCGCGAGATGGCCAGCTTCGAGGCGGCAGGGGTGGACAGCAAGCTGTAG
- a CDS encoding TrmH family RNA methyltransferase: MTDAPPPPTFIHSAANALVKELRRLAHDSTAYRKAGRVWVEGEHLCSAALARGWTPVQAVFSESFWPLAQDWQALAAIKNIVLADALWAGISALESPAHMGFVLELPTAPALLPDAPTVVLDRLQDAGNVGSILRCAAAFGFTQIAALKGTAALYSPKVLRAGMGAHFGLRLVEGLDEADLGAGLQVPLLVTSSHEGQHLHRAALPWPCAWVLGHEGQGVSARLEQRASQRIRIIQPGGEESLNVAAAAAICLHASAASQA, encoded by the coding sequence ATGACCGACGCGCCCCCGCCGCCCACCTTCATCCACTCCGCCGCCAATGCCCTGGTCAAGGAGCTGCGCCGCCTGGCCCACGACAGCACGGCCTACCGCAAGGCCGGGCGCGTGTGGGTCGAGGGCGAGCACCTGTGCAGCGCTGCCCTGGCGCGCGGCTGGACGCCGGTGCAGGCCGTGTTTTCAGAGTCTTTTTGGCCTTTAGCCCAAGACTGGCAAGCGCTGGCAGCTATCAAAAACATAGTTCTTGCCGACGCCTTGTGGGCCGGCATCAGCGCGCTGGAGTCGCCCGCGCACATGGGTTTCGTGCTGGAGCTGCCGACAGCTCCCGCGCTGCTGCCCGATGCGCCCACCGTGGTGCTCGACCGCCTGCAGGACGCGGGCAACGTCGGCTCCATCCTGCGCTGCGCGGCGGCCTTTGGTTTCACGCAGATCGCCGCCCTCAAGGGCACGGCGGCGCTGTACTCGCCCAAGGTGCTGCGCGCCGGCATGGGCGCGCACTTCGGCCTGCGCCTGGTCGAAGGCCTGGACGAGGCCGATCTGGGCGCTGGCCTGCAGGTGCCGCTCCTGGTCACCAGCTCGCACGAAGGCCAGCACCTGCACCGCGCGGCGCTGCCCTGGCCCTGCGCCTGGGTGCTGGGCCACGAAGGGCAGGGCGTCTCGGCCCGCCTGGAGCAGCGCGCCAGCCAGCGCATCCGCATCATCCAGCCCGGCGGCGAGGAATCGCTCAACGTGGCCGCCGCCGCCGCCATCTGCCTGCACGCCAGTGCTGCCAGCCAGGCCTGA
- the rnhB gene encoding ribonuclease HII codes for MPSAPCLRPEQQASFDWFAPGLLAGVDEAGRGPLAGPVVAAAVILDDAHPIAGLGDSKALTAARRERLYDEIRAHALCVSIACASVQEIDQLNILQATLLAMRRAVAGLRLKPTRVQVDGNRLPVLNVPAEAIVRGDALVPAISAASILAKVTRDRWCAELHQQYPHYGFAGHKGYGTAAHLAALAQHGPCPEHRRSFAPVARALAANIGSAAGIANTAGTANTAGNANTLSAR; via the coding sequence ATGCCGTCCGCACCCTGCTTGCGTCCTGAACAGCAGGCCAGCTTCGACTGGTTCGCGCCCGGCCTGCTGGCGGGCGTGGACGAGGCTGGCCGTGGCCCGCTGGCCGGCCCGGTGGTGGCCGCCGCCGTCATCCTGGACGACGCCCACCCCATTGCCGGCCTGGGCGACTCCAAGGCGCTGACGGCGGCGCGGCGCGAGCGCCTGTACGACGAGATCCGTGCCCACGCCCTGTGCGTGAGCATCGCCTGCGCCAGCGTGCAGGAGATCGACCAGCTCAACATTCTGCAGGCCACGCTGCTGGCCATGCGCCGCGCCGTGGCCGGCCTGCGCCTCAAGCCCACCCGGGTGCAGGTCGATGGCAACCGGCTGCCGGTGCTCAATGTGCCCGCCGAGGCCATCGTGCGCGGCGACGCGCTGGTGCCGGCCATCTCGGCTGCCTCCATCCTGGCCAAGGTCACGCGCGACCGCTGGTGCGCCGAGCTGCACCAGCAATACCCACACTACGGCTTTGCCGGCCACAAGGGCTATGGTACGGCGGCGCATCTGGCAGCACTGGCCCAGCACGGCCCCTGCCCGGAGCACCGGCGCAGCTTCGCCCCGGTGGCGCGCGCCCTGGCGGCCAATATCGGCAGCGCCGCAGGCATCGCCAATACCGCAGGCACCGCCAATACCGCAGGCAACGCCAACACCCTGTCCGCCCGATGA
- the lpxB gene encoding lipid-A-disaccharide synthase gives MQTSPRIALVAGETSGDLLAGLLLDGLRAQWPQLASMGIGGPRMMERGFAAWWPSERLAVHGYSVELVRRLLGIVRIRRQLRARLLASERPDVFIGVDAPDFNLGLEADLRAAGIKTMHFVCPSIWAWRPERVAKIRRACDHVLCLFPFEPELLARHGIAATYVGHPLASVIALQPDRLAARCALGLQPHDEVLAILPGSRSGEVAYLADTFFQAAALVRQARPAIKIIVPAVPALQARLEQAARACGLHGAISIVAGQSHTVLAACDTTLIASGTATLEAALFKRPMVIAYRMHPWSWRLMRAKQLQPWVGLPNILCGDFVVPELLQDAANPPALAAAVLDWLDAARRGDTRVQALHERFTALHQSLQRDTPRLAADAVRTLLAS, from the coding sequence ATGCAAACCTCGCCGCGCATTGCCCTGGTGGCCGGAGAGACCTCCGGCGACCTGCTCGCCGGCCTGCTGCTGGATGGCCTGCGCGCCCAGTGGCCGCAGCTGGCCAGCATGGGCATAGGCGGGCCGCGCATGATGGAGCGCGGCTTTGCCGCCTGGTGGCCCAGCGAGCGCCTGGCCGTGCATGGCTACAGCGTCGAGCTGGTGCGCCGCCTGCTGGGCATCGTGCGCATTCGCCGCCAGCTGCGCGCCCGCCTGCTCGCCAGCGAGCGCCCGGATGTCTTCATCGGCGTCGATGCGCCGGATTTCAACCTGGGCCTGGAGGCCGACCTGCGCGCCGCCGGCATCAAGACCATGCACTTTGTCTGCCCGTCCATCTGGGCCTGGCGGCCCGAGCGCGTGGCCAAGATCCGCCGCGCCTGCGACCACGTACTGTGCCTGTTCCCCTTCGAGCCAGAGCTGCTGGCGCGCCACGGCATCGCCGCCACCTACGTCGGCCACCCGTTGGCCAGCGTCATCGCGCTGCAGCCAGACCGCCTGGCCGCGCGCTGCGCCCTGGGCCTGCAGCCCCACGATGAAGTGCTGGCCATCCTGCCTGGCAGCCGCTCGGGCGAGGTGGCTTATTTGGCCGATACGTTCTTTCAGGCCGCAGCCCTTGTCAGGCAAGCGCGACCAGCTATCAAAATAATAGTTCCGGCAGTGCCTGCACTGCAGGCGCGGCTGGAGCAGGCAGCGCGCGCCTGCGGCCTGCACGGCGCCATCAGCATCGTCGCTGGCCAGTCGCACACCGTGCTGGCCGCCTGCGACACCACGCTGATCGCCAGCGGCACGGCGACGCTGGAGGCGGCGCTGTTCAAGCGCCCCATGGTCATCGCCTACCGTATGCACCCCTGGAGCTGGCGGCTGATGCGCGCCAAGCAATTGCAGCCCTGGGTCGGCCTGCCCAACATCCTGTGCGGCGACTTCGTCGTGCCCGAGCTGCTGCAGGATGCCGCCAACCCGCCGGCGCTGGCCGCCGCTGTGCTCGACTGGCTGGACGCCGCCCGCAGGGGCGACACCCGGGTGCAGGCGCTGCACGAGCGCTTCACCGCGCTGCACCAGAGCCTGCAGCGCGACACCCCACGCCTGGCCGCCGATGCCGTCCGCACCCTGCTTGCGTCCTGA